The following proteins come from a genomic window of Candidatus Eisenbacteria bacterium:
- the atpG gene encoding ATP synthase F1 subunit gamma has product MATLRDIRRRIKSVRSTAQITKTMEMVSAAKLRRAQTAVESARPYATDLRAVLGNLAQASGDAFHPAFAKREVRSRGIILVTSDRGLCGAFNTNLIRTAEQRMRESARPTKLVLLGKKGYDYFRRRSAPTLSFKTDLGGRADWKFAEETSRAVMAWFESGEIDEVDLIYTRFRSALSRTIVTEPYLPFGRGAAAELGAAKRDYLYEPSPEEILARIVPYFLAMRLYMALAESAASEFGARMIAMGSATKNANEMIQTLTLHMNRTRQATITRELVDIVGGAEALK; this is encoded by the coding sequence GTGGCGACACTTCGCGACATCCGCCGCCGGATCAAGAGCGTCCGGAGCACGGCCCAGATCACGAAGACGATGGAGATGGTCTCCGCGGCGAAGCTGCGCCGCGCGCAGACCGCGGTGGAGTCGGCGCGGCCGTACGCCACCGACCTCCGCGCGGTGCTCGGAAACCTGGCCCAGGCCTCCGGCGACGCCTTCCACCCGGCGTTCGCGAAGAGGGAGGTCCGGAGCCGCGGAATCATCCTCGTGACGTCGGACCGCGGATTGTGCGGCGCGTTCAACACCAATTTGATTCGGACCGCCGAGCAGCGGATGCGCGAATCGGCCCGGCCGACAAAGCTCGTTCTGCTGGGGAAGAAGGGGTACGACTACTTCCGGCGGCGCTCCGCGCCCACGCTCTCCTTCAAGACGGACCTGGGCGGGCGCGCCGATTGGAAATTCGCCGAGGAGACGAGCCGGGCGGTGATGGCGTGGTTCGAGTCGGGTGAGATCGATGAGGTTGACCTCATCTACACCCGGTTCCGGAGCGCGCTCAGCCGGACGATCGTGACCGAGCCGTATCTCCCGTTCGGACGGGGGGCCGCGGCCGAGCTGGGCGCCGCGAAGCGGGACTACCTCTACGAGCCCAGTCCCGAGGAGATCCTCGCGCGGATCGTGCCGTACTTTCTCGCCATGCGTCTCTACATGGCGCTCGCCGAATCGGCCGCGTCGGAGTTCGGGGCGCGCATGATCGCCATGGGCTCCGCCACGAAGAACGCGAACGAGATGATCCAGACACTCACGCTCCACATGAACCGGACCCGCCAAGCCACGATCACTCGGGAGCTCGTCGACATCGTGGGAGGCGCCGAGGCACTCAAGTAA
- the atpD gene encoding F0F1 ATP synthase subunit beta: MSNGNKSNGKGGAAGRIIQIIGPTVDVRFEPELLPPINNALKIENPDKGIRLTVEVALHIGDEIVRCVAMSSTDGLVRGMAAVDTGGPISVPVGRQTLGRVFNLLGEPIDEGAPVPEPGKRLPIHRAPPAFDEQETVTRIFETGIKVVDLLAPYAKGGKIGLFGGAGLGKTVILQELIRNIATEHGGFSVFSGVGERTREGNDLWLEMKESGVIDKTVMVFGQMNEPPGARLRVALTGVTMAEYFRDQENQDVLFFVDNIFRFTQAGSEVSALLGRMPSAVGYQPTLATEMGALQERITSTKRGSITSVQAIYVPADDLTDPAPATTFTHLDATTVLSRRISELGIYPAVDPLDSTSRILDPHVVGEEHYNLARAVQKILQRYKDLQDIIAILGIDELSEDDKVIVARARKIQRFLSQPFFVAEPFTGQPGRYVKLEDTIRSFRQVVDGKCDHIPEQAFYMVGTIDEVLQKAEQMGAAVGA, translated from the coding sequence ATGTCGAACGGGAATAAGTCGAACGGGAAAGGCGGCGCGGCAGGCCGCATCATTCAGATCATCGGCCCCACGGTGGACGTGCGCTTCGAGCCGGAGCTCCTTCCGCCGATCAACAACGCGTTGAAGATCGAGAATCCGGACAAGGGCATTCGCCTCACGGTCGAGGTGGCCCTCCATATCGGAGACGAGATCGTGCGATGCGTGGCCATGTCCTCGACGGACGGCCTCGTGCGCGGGATGGCGGCGGTCGACACCGGCGGCCCGATCAGCGTTCCGGTCGGACGTCAGACGCTGGGCCGCGTGTTCAACCTGCTGGGCGAGCCGATCGACGAGGGCGCGCCCGTCCCGGAGCCCGGGAAGCGGCTTCCGATCCACCGCGCTCCACCCGCGTTCGACGAGCAGGAAACCGTGACGCGAATCTTCGAGACCGGCATCAAGGTCGTCGATCTCCTGGCCCCGTACGCGAAGGGCGGAAAGATCGGCCTCTTCGGAGGCGCGGGCCTCGGAAAGACGGTCATCCTTCAAGAGTTGATCCGGAACATCGCGACCGAGCACGGCGGCTTCTCGGTCTTCTCGGGAGTCGGCGAGCGGACGCGTGAAGGAAACGACCTCTGGCTCGAAATGAAGGAGTCCGGGGTCATCGACAAGACGGTGATGGTATTCGGCCAGATGAACGAGCCGCCCGGGGCGCGCCTTCGCGTCGCGCTCACCGGGGTGACGATGGCCGAGTATTTCAGGGATCAGGAGAACCAGGACGTTCTCTTCTTCGTCGACAACATCTTCCGGTTCACGCAGGCGGGGTCGGAGGTGTCGGCGCTCCTCGGACGCATGCCGAGCGCGGTCGGCTACCAGCCGACCTTGGCGACGGAGATGGGCGCGCTCCAAGAGCGCATCACCTCGACCAAGCGCGGCTCGATCACGTCCGTGCAGGCCATCTACGTGCCCGCCGACGATTTGACCGACCCGGCGCCGGCGACGACGTTCACGCATCTGGACGCGACCACCGTGCTCTCGCGGCGCATCTCGGAGCTCGGGATCTACCCGGCCGTGGACCCTCTCGATTCGACCTCGCGGATTCTCGACCCGCACGTCGTGGGCGAGGAGCACTACAACCTGGCCCGCGCGGTGCAGAAGATCCTCCAGCGCTACAAGGATCTCCAGGACATCATCGCCATTCTCGGGATCGACGAGCTCTCGGAGGACGACAAGGTCATCGTGGCGCGCGCGAGGAAGATCCAGAGGTTCCTCTCGCAGCCGTTCTTCGTCGCGGAGCCGTTCACGGGGCAGCCGGGCCGCTACGTGAAGCTCGAGGACACGATCCGCTCCTTCCGCCAGGTCGTGGACGGGAAGTGCGACCACATTCCCGAGCAGGCGTTCTACATGGTGGGGACGATCGACGAGGTGCTTCAGAAGGCCGAGCAGATGGGCGCGGCGGTGGGAGCCTAG